The genomic DNA GTCATGCTTCTTCCTGCCTCACCCTGGCACTGGTGGTGCTCTCGCCTCCAAAGAGGGCGTGCACGACCTTGTTGACCAGCTCATCTGGTAGCGTTGTCTGGAAGACCTCGCCAATCCGGCGGGGCATGATCCAGCGCACCTGCTTCTGAGCCACTTTCTTATCAAGCTGGATAGCTGTCAGCAAAGCTTCGGCCTGTGGCTTTCCCTGATAGGTGGTAGGCAGGCCCAACGCCGCCAGTAGCGCTCGCTGGCGCTCAGCCTCCTCACGTGCCAGAAGGCCGGCCTGGCAGGCCAGTTCAGCCGCGGCCACCATACCCAGCGCTACCGCTTCCCCATGCAGCCATTCGCCATAGCCGCTCACATTTTCCAGGGCATGGCCCAGCGTATGCCCATAGTTGAGGATCGCCCTCCGCCCCTGCTCTCGTTCATCCTCCTCAATTACTGCGGCCTTGAGGGCAATACAGCGCGCGATGATCTGCGCCAACAGAGAGGCTGGGGGCAAAGAGAAATCGCGCAGCGCTGCCGCATAGGTTTCTAGCAAAGTAAAGAGTTCTGCGTCGAGTATCATACCATACTTGACAACCTCTGCCCAGCCCTCAGTGCGCTCGCGCTGGGGCAGCGTCAGCAGCGTTGCCGGATCGGCCAACACCAGGCGGGGCTGATAGAAGGCGCCGATCAGGTTTTTGCCTCGCGGGTGATTGATCCCTGTTTTACCGCCAATAGCCGCATCAACCTGGGCCAGTAAGGAGGTCGGCAGCTGCACCAGGGGAACGCCGCGGAGATAGGTGGCGGCGGCCAAGCCCACCAGGTCGCCGACGACGCCTCCGCCGAGGGCCAGCAGGGCCTCACGACGCTCTGCCCGCTGCTCGATGAGCCAGTCGTAGATGGCGCTGAGCTGCTGCAGCGACTTGCTGGCTTCGCCTGCAGGTAGGACATAGCTGCTGACGCTCCAGCCCGCTCGCTGCAGCGTTCGCAGCAAAGGCGGACCGTAGAGGTCATAGACATGCTGGTCGCTGAGGAGAAAAACGCGCCGCGGTAGCTCCAGACGCGCCAGATACCCTGGCAGGCGTCCCAGTCCCCCCCAATCGACGACCGCCAGATAGCCCTCACCGGCGCGAATCTGACGCTCCAGTGGCGCCTCTCCTTCCAACGCTCCCAGGGCAATGAGGGCCGCCACAATGGCGCGTACGACCTGCTCGACGCTTTTTCCGTCGGTCGAGCAGCTGGCTTCTGCCTCTTCATAGAGTGCCTGCCGCTCGGCCCGCAAGCGACGCAGCGCTGCTAGCGGATCATCCCCAGCCAGCAGCGGACGCACTTCGGGAGAAAAACCCTCTCGCCGCGCCGCCGCGTCTTGCTGGCGTAGCCGTTCAAGGGCCGTCTCCGGCTCGACGCTCAGGAAAATCCTTACTCCCTGCTCAGCCATGAGCCGGCGATTGTCAGCCTCCAGGACGATGCCCCCACCAGTGGCAACGATGGCTCCGGCGCAGGCAGCTGCTTCTTGCAAGGCTCGCTTTTCACGAGTTCGGAAAGCGCTCTCGCCTTCCTCTGCAAAGATCGTGGCAATGCGTTTTCCACAGCCTTGCTCTACCAGCAGATCGGTGTCAATGAAGGGCCTTCCCAGGCGCTTCGCCAGCAGGCGCCCTACGGTTGTCTTGCCACTCCCAGATAGCCCAATCAAGAAGACGTTACGCATGCGCATTATTCTACCATGAGACTGGCGGTCAGCCCAGTAGCCGCCGAGACTCGTTCCTCCCTCCTCTTATACTCCTTTTCTCCTTCTCACCTGGCTCAGTAAAGCTCTTCGTTGTGCACCGGCGTATTCAGGACTGCCAGCAGGCTGAAGGTCGAGGTATCAACTATCTGCAGATAGTTGTCCTGCTCCTGTGCCAGACCTTCCCGCACAAAAGCCTGGATGCGGTTGTCGTAGAGCCTGAAAGTGGACTGGAAGCGGAAAGCGTACTGTTCAAGGCGCCCCGTCTGGCGATTGAGTACCAGGATGTCATCCCCCGGCACGCAGCTTGCCTCGGCCCCACAGCGCGTATGATCAGTGAAAGAGCCGATCAGGACCTGCCGGCTCTGATCCCAGCTCGCCACGGTATATTGGTGGGTAACTTGCCCCTCACGATCGAGGGCGATGAAGGTGCTCTGAGCCTGTAGGGGATTATAGAGCATCATCCCCTCCGCAGCACCGCCAAAGTGGCCGGTGTAGAGGATCGCCCCGCTCCCCCACTGGCTGTAGCTCTGGCGCGCCTGAATCTGTAGATTGGGTTTCAGGATCAAGAGCTGAGCCTCGCCAGCGATGGGATCATAGAGCAAGAGCTGGGCCTGCCCCCTCCCACAAAAGTCTCCACTGTAGACTTGCCAGTTGCCATCGAGGTCAGTCACAGCCTGATTATGGGCCACCTGCAAGCGGGCATCAAAACTGATCAGGCGTCCCTGGCCATTCAGGCGATCGTAGAGGAAAAGACCGTCCTGCTGCGCGCTGATAAAGCTTCCGACATAGATCTCCCACGAGTCTTGTGAGAGCAGGTAGCGCTGGAGATGCTTGATTCCAAACTTGCTCGTGAAGTCGACCAGTAGCACGTTGGGCCTCAACTGGGCCTGACTGCTCTGGGCACCGCCAAGGTCCTTGCCACCACCATCGCCGGGATTCAAGCTCAAGGCCAGACCATTGGGCATGGCCAGGGGTCCCGCCTCGCCAGAGGCCAGGGCCCGGGTGATGGTCCCCGCAGTAGGCGAGGGCGTCACGCCAGCTGTGGCCGTGGGCCTGACTGTTGGGCTGGCCGTAGGGGTGACGGTAGGGGTCACACTTGGCCTGGCCGTCGCTGTCGGTTTCGGCGTCGGACTGGCCGTCACTGTCGGTTTCGGTGTCGGACTGGCCGTCACTGTCGGCTTCGGTGTCGGACTGGCCGTCACTGTCGGCTTCGGCGTCGGACTGGCCGTCACTGTCGGTTTCGGCGTCGGACTGGCCGTCACTGTCGGCTTCGGTGTCGGACTGGCCGTCACTGTCGGTTTCGGCGTCGGACTGGCCGTCACTGTCGGTTTCGGCGTCGGACTGGCCGTCACTGTCGGTTTCGGTGTCGGACTGGCCGTCGCTGTCGGTTTCGGTGTGGAAGAAGGCGCAGGTGTCTTCGTCGGCACCAGGCTGGGTACAGGTGAGACGCCTGGCTCACCGGGCATAGTTGGGAAAGGAGTGGGCGTCAGGCTTGGCGTCGGGATGGTCGGGGTCAGGGTGTTGGCAAAGCGATTGTAGAGAAGCAAGCCCGTCGTCTGCCCATTGAAGCGACCTGTGTATATTTCCCACCCGGGTCCCCAACCGGCGAGTGTGATATGCTGACTGATTTGCAGATCAGGGCCAAGGCTCAAAATCTGTATTTTCCCTGAAGAGCGGCTGTAGAGTAGTATCTGAGCATGTCCAAGGCCAGCAAAATCGCCGATACGAATATCCAGATCCGAGCCCCAACCATGCGGCCCCACCTGGCGATCAGCCAGGGTCACCAGCCGTGCGCCAGCAATCGTGCCAGAGGAGGTTGCAGGAGAATCGGGATAGGGCCA from Thermogemmatispora onikobensis includes the following:
- the aroB gene encoding 3-dehydroquinate synthase, encoding MRMRNVFLIGLSGSGKTTVGRLLAKRLGRPFIDTDLLVEQGCGKRIATIFAEEGESAFRTREKRALQEAAACAGAIVATGGGIVLEADNRRLMAEQGVRIFLSVEPETALERLRQQDAAARREGFSPEVRPLLAGDDPLAALRRLRAERQALYEEAEASCSTDGKSVEQVVRAIVAALIALGALEGEAPLERQIRAGEGYLAVVDWGGLGRLPGYLARLELPRRVFLLSDQHVYDLYGPPLLRTLQRAGWSVSSYVLPAGEASKSLQQLSAIYDWLIEQRAERREALLALGGGVVGDLVGLAAATYLRGVPLVQLPTSLLAQVDAAIGGKTGINHPRGKNLIGAFYQPRLVLADPATLLTLPQRERTEGWAEVVKYGMILDAELFTLLETYAAALRDFSLPPASLLAQIIARCIALKAAVIEEDEREQGRRAILNYGHTLGHALENVSGYGEWLHGEAVALGMVAAAELACQAGLLAREEAERQRALLAALGLPTTYQGKPQAEALLTAIQLDKKVAQKQVRWIMPRRIGEVFQTTLPDELVNKVVHALFGGESTTSARVRQEEA
- a CDS encoding CHAP domain-containing protein, with the protein product MHPLAFLRRLLQGDDGHGPIGRTTRRRFLAALLVAVLCLLLSQPLSLVNLLQANAQGLGYTASTLNSSCDQLSFSADGNPFALCPGPFPRGGNCVWWAWEQWHWLHYDLPLNWGNAADWISAAQRAGLAVGTQPRVGAIAVFPVADGVWAYSSAGHVAFVTWVSPDGDTFNVTYQNYGDPTPVHLGIGYQVSVINQPRYQHGQLRFIYFPGQIDLQLFARLPGVDSEALAEVMAANQQQQRDPTTLTSARLALGLPPTSSEQKFDADFTGDGQSALLLYNRQQGTLKVLQLLDAEQLSKRPGGRLWPYPDSPATSSGTIAGARLVTLADRQVGPHGWGSDLDIRIGDFAGLGHAQILLYSRSSGKIQILSLGPDLQISQHITLAGWGPGWEIYTGRFNGQTTGLLLYNRFANTLTPTIPTPSLTPTPFPTMPGEPGVSPVPSLVPTKTPAPSSTPKPTATASPTPKPTVTASPTPKPTVTASPTPKPTVTASPTPKPTVTASPTPKPTVTASPTPKPTVTASPTPKPTVTASPTPKPTVTASPTPKPTATARPSVTPTVTPTASPTVRPTATAGVTPSPTAGTITRALASGEAGPLAMPNGLALSLNPGDGGGKDLGGAQSSQAQLRPNVLLVDFTSKFGIKHLQRYLLSQDSWEIYVGSFISAQQDGLFLYDRLNGQGRLISFDARLQVAHNQAVTDLDGNWQVYSGDFCGRGQAQLLLYDPIAGEAQLLILKPNLQIQARQSYSQWGSGAILYTGHFGGAAEGMMLYNPLQAQSTFIALDREGQVTHQYTVASWDQSRQVLIGSFTDHTRCGAEASCVPGDDILVLNRQTGRLEQYAFRFQSTFRLYDNRIQAFVREGLAQEQDNYLQIVDTSTFSLLAVLNTPVHNEELY